One genomic window of Onychostoma macrolepis isolate SWU-2019 chromosome 25, ASM1243209v1, whole genome shotgun sequence includes the following:
- the dynlrb2 gene encoding LOW QUALITY PROTEIN: dynein light chain roadblock-type 2 (The sequence of the model RefSeq protein was modified relative to this genomic sequence to represent the inferred CDS: inserted 1 base in 1 codon) — protein MAEVEDTLKRIQGINGVIGTIVVNAEGIPIKTTLDNSTTVQYAGLLHQLTTKARSTVRDIDPQNDLTFLRIRXKKHEIMVSTDKEYLLIVIQNPTE, from the exons ATG GCTGAAGTAGAAGACACTTTAAAGAGAATTCAGGGCATTAATGGTGTTATTGGCACAATCGTCGTTAACGCAGAAG GCATTCCCATCAAAACCACTCTAGACAACTCGACGACGGTGCAGTACGCCGGACTGCTGCATCAGCTGACTACGAAAGCCCGGAGTACAGTCAGAGACATCGACCCCCAGAACGACCTGACGTTCCTGCGCATCA CCAAGAAACACGAGATCATGGTGTCGACAG ATAAAGAATACCTGTTGATCGTCATCCAGAACCCAACTGAATAG